Proteins co-encoded in one Streptomyces sp. JH34 genomic window:
- a CDS encoding CsbD family protein, whose amino-acid sequence MTDKKAMDKLKGKAKEATGKVTGDRRKEAEGKTDQAKTGAEGALGAAGDRAKGVKDSLTDDDR is encoded by the coding sequence GTGACGGACAAGAAAGCCATGGACAAGCTCAAGGGCAAGGCCAAGGAGGCGACCGGGAAGGTCACGGGCGACCGCCGCAAGGAGGCCGAGGGTAAGACCGACCAGGCCAAGACCGGGGCCGAGGGCGCTCTGGGCGCCGCCGGTGACCGTGCCAAGGGCGTGAAGGACTCCCTCACCGACGACGACAGGTGA
- a CDS encoding helix-turn-helix transcriptional regulator, with product MILLRRLLGDVLRRQRQRQGRTLREVSSSARVSLGYLSEVERGQKEASSELLSAICDALDVRMSELMREVSDELSLAELAESAAASDAVPVPVRPMLNSVSVASVAGVPTGRVTIKAPAEAVDVVAA from the coding sequence ATGATTCTGCTCCGTCGCCTGCTTGGTGACGTGCTGCGTCGGCAGCGCCAGCGCCAAGGCCGTACTCTGCGCGAAGTCTCCTCGTCCGCCCGAGTCTCGCTCGGCTATCTCTCCGAGGTGGAGCGGGGGCAGAAGGAGGCATCCTCCGAACTGCTCTCCGCCATTTGCGACGCGCTGGACGTACGGATGTCCGAGCTCATGCGTGAAGTGAGCGATGAACTGTCCCTGGCCGAGCTGGCCGAGTCGGCAGCAGCCAGTGATGCGGTGCCTGTACCGGTACGCCCGATGCTGAATTCCGTCTCCGTTGCGTCGGTCGCCGGCGTACCGACGGGACGGGTGACCATCAAGGCGCCCGCGGAAGCGGTGGATGTCGTCGCCGCCTGA
- a CDS encoding DNA starvation/stationary phase protection protein, which yields MSVVKSALSDGDRKVVGDALQGALVDLVDLSLVAKQVHWNVVGPRFRSVHLQLDEVVDTARQHSDTVAERASAVGVNPDGRSRTLAKTTAIDSVPDGWIKDADAVRVLVDALRVVIDRMRERIEATDEPDPVSQDILITLTADLEKHAWMFQAESA from the coding sequence ATGTCTGTCGTGAAGAGCGCCCTGTCCGATGGCGACCGCAAGGTGGTGGGAGACGCGCTGCAAGGCGCGCTGGTCGACCTGGTCGATCTCTCGCTGGTGGCCAAGCAGGTCCACTGGAACGTGGTCGGCCCGCGCTTCCGATCCGTGCACCTTCAGCTGGACGAGGTCGTCGACACGGCGCGTCAGCACTCGGACACCGTTGCCGAGAGGGCCTCCGCGGTCGGCGTCAATCCGGACGGCCGGTCCCGCACGCTCGCGAAGACCACGGCCATCGATTCCGTGCCTGACGGCTGGATCAAGGACGCCGACGCGGTACGTGTGCTCGTCGACGCCCTCCGTGTGGTCATCGACCGCATGCGGGAGCGGATCGAGGCGACCGACGAGCCGGATCCCGTCAGCCAGGACATCCTGATCACGCTCACCGCGGATCTCGAGAAGCACGCATGGATGTTCCAGGCTGAGAGCGCCTGA
- a CDS encoding CinA family protein, which produces MTSAAARVLRQLQERGETLAVAESLTGGLVAAALTDVPGASQCFRGSVTAYATPLKRDVLGVDGALLTERGAVDPTVAQAMAVGVRRVLDADWGVSTTGVAGPEPQDGKAVGTVFIAVSGPGGVQKTAELRLNGGRADIRKESVRSLLALLSGELGENARAQDTEQNGGN; this is translated from the coding sequence GTGACGTCCGCGGCGGCCCGGGTGCTGCGGCAGCTTCAGGAGCGTGGTGAGACGCTCGCGGTCGCCGAGTCCCTCACCGGCGGCCTGGTGGCCGCCGCGCTCACCGATGTGCCGGGTGCCTCGCAGTGCTTCCGCGGGTCCGTCACCGCCTATGCCACGCCCCTTAAGCGGGACGTGCTGGGCGTCGACGGCGCGCTTCTGACCGAGCGCGGAGCGGTGGACCCCACGGTCGCCCAGGCGATGGCCGTCGGCGTACGCCGGGTCCTCGACGCGGACTGGGGAGTTTCCACCACCGGTGTCGCGGGCCCCGAACCCCAGGACGGCAAGGCCGTCGGCACGGTCTTCATAGCGGTTTCGGGGCCCGGTGGCGTACAGAAAACCGCCGAGCTGAGGTTGAACGGCGGGCGGGCGGACATCCGTAAGGAAAGCGTACGGAGCCTGCTCGCGCTGCTCTCCGGCGAACTCGGCGAAAATGCGAGGGCACAGGATACGGAACAGAACGGGGGGAATTGA
- a CDS encoding response regulator, producing MVQKAKILLVDDRPENLLALEAILSALDQTLVRASSGEEALKALLTDDFAVILLDVQMPGMDGFETAAHIKRRERTRDIPIIFLTAINHGPHHTFRGYAAGAVDYISKPFDPWVLRAKVSVFVELYMKNCQLREQAALLRLQIEGGPHQGPDEKEPAGLLAELSARLAAVEEQAEALSKQLDDESADAAAVATAAHLERKLTGLRRALDALEPGAGGSAATLPSQS from the coding sequence ATGGTGCAGAAGGCCAAGATCCTCCTGGTCGATGACCGGCCGGAGAATCTGCTGGCGCTGGAGGCCATCCTCTCTGCGCTCGATCAGACACTGGTCCGGGCATCGTCAGGGGAGGAGGCGCTCAAGGCGCTGCTCACGGACGATTTCGCGGTCATCCTGCTGGATGTGCAGATGCCCGGTATGGATGGATTCGAGACGGCTGCGCACATCAAGCGGCGGGAGCGGACCCGGGACATCCCGATCATCTTCCTGACCGCGATCAACCACGGCCCGCACCACACCTTCCGTGGTTACGCGGCGGGCGCGGTCGACTACATCTCGAAGCCGTTCGACCCCTGGGTGCTGCGCGCCAAGGTCTCGGTCTTCGTCGAGCTGTACATGAAGAACTGCCAGCTGCGGGAGCAGGCGGCGCTGCTGAGGCTCCAGATCGAGGGCGGCCCCCACCAGGGCCCCGACGAGAAGGAGCCGGCCGGTCTGCTCGCCGAGCTCTCGGCGCGGCTCGCCGCCGTCGAGGAGCAGGCGGAGGCCCTCTCCAAGCAGTTGGACGACGAGTCCGCGGACGCGGCCGCCGTGGCCACCGCAGCGCATCTCGAGCGCAAGCTCACCGGGCTGCGGCGCGCCCTCGACGCACTGGAGCCGGGCGCGGGCGGTTCCGCGGCCACGCTTCCCTCGCAGAGCTGA
- a CDS encoding DNA translocase FtsK: MASRTSGKGSLGTAGTAKGAGRTQGPAKKAAPAKKAAAKKTVPVKKAPARKAAAKKPAPKPAPSPTGGVYRLVRALWLGTAHGVGAVFRSIGRGAKGLDPAHRKDGLALLLLGLALVVAAGTWSHLKGPVGDLVEMLVTGAFGRLDLLVPILLGAVAVRLILYPEKPEANGRIVIGLSALVIGVLGQVHIACGSPGREDGTGAMQDAGGLIGWGASQPLVFMMGEVLAVPLLLLLTVFGLLVVTATPVNAIPRRLRQLGVRLGIADPVYPPGEEDGSDDERYEDQWREALPERSRRSSARRSEADGVYDPDHSEGEAPAKRRRPRKPSAQPAMNRSMDAVDVAAAAAAALDGAVLNGMPPSPVVADLTQGVSTDRERTGTPVPGARSAEKATSGGGGAEKGSSPSGGVPDLTKPAPERSGSLPARAEQLQLSGDITYSLPSLDLLERGGPGKTRSAANDAVVASLTTVFTEFKVDASVTGFTRGPTVTRYEVELGPAVKVERITALTKNIAYAVASPDVRIISPIPGKSAVGIEIPNSDREMVNLGDVLRLADAAEDDHPMLVALGKNVEGGYEMANLANMPHVLVAGATGSGKSSCINCLITSVMVRATPEDVRMVLVDPKRVELTAYEGIPHLITPIITNPKKAAEALQWVVREMDLRYDDLAAYGFRHIDDFNHAVRSGKAKAPEGSERELSPYPYLLVIVDELADLMMVAPRDVEDSIVRITQLARAAGIHLVLATQRPSVDVVTGLIKANVPSRLAFATSSLADSRVILDQPGAEKLIGKGDGLFLPMGANKPTRMQGAFVTEDEVAAVVQHCKDQMAPVFREDVVVGTKQKKEIDEDIGDDLDLLCQAAELVVSTQFGSTSMLQRKLRVGFAKAGRLMDLMESRNIVGPSEGSKARDVMVKPDELDGVLAVIRGETAP, encoded by the coding sequence ATGGCCTCACGTACGTCCGGCAAGGGTTCCCTGGGCACGGCGGGCACCGCGAAGGGTGCCGGCCGTACGCAGGGACCGGCAAAGAAAGCCGCACCCGCCAAGAAGGCTGCGGCGAAGAAGACAGTGCCCGTCAAGAAGGCACCCGCCAGGAAGGCGGCGGCGAAGAAGCCGGCGCCGAAGCCCGCGCCGTCCCCCACGGGGGGCGTGTACAGACTCGTGCGTGCGCTGTGGCTGGGCACCGCGCACGGAGTCGGGGCGGTGTTCCGCTCCATAGGGCGCGGTGCGAAGGGACTTGACCCGGCCCACCGCAAGGACGGACTCGCCCTGCTGCTCCTCGGCCTCGCGCTGGTCGTGGCGGCGGGCACGTGGTCCCATCTGAAGGGCCCCGTGGGCGATCTCGTCGAGATGCTCGTGACCGGGGCGTTCGGCCGGCTCGACCTGCTGGTGCCGATACTGCTGGGCGCGGTGGCCGTGCGGCTGATCCTGTACCCGGAGAAGCCCGAGGCCAACGGCCGTATCGTCATCGGGCTGTCCGCGCTCGTCATCGGGGTCCTCGGCCAGGTCCACATCGCCTGCGGGTCGCCCGGCCGTGAGGACGGCACCGGCGCCATGCAGGACGCGGGCGGGCTCATCGGCTGGGGAGCCTCGCAGCCCCTCGTCTTCATGATGGGCGAGGTACTCGCCGTACCGCTGCTCCTGCTGCTGACCGTGTTCGGACTCCTCGTCGTCACCGCGACCCCGGTCAACGCCATCCCCCGGAGGCTGCGGCAACTGGGCGTCAGGCTCGGCATCGCCGACCCGGTGTACCCGCCGGGCGAGGAGGACGGGAGTGATGACGAGCGGTACGAGGACCAGTGGCGCGAAGCGCTGCCCGAGCGCTCGCGGCGGTCCTCGGCGCGCCGCTCTGAGGCGGACGGCGTCTACGATCCGGATCACTCCGAGGGAGAAGCGCCGGCCAAGCGCCGGCGCCCCCGCAAGCCGTCCGCACAGCCCGCGATGAACCGCTCCATGGACGCCGTCGACGTCGCGGCGGCCGCCGCTGCCGCACTCGACGGGGCGGTGCTCAACGGGATGCCCCCGTCGCCGGTCGTGGCCGATCTGACCCAGGGCGTGTCCACGGACCGGGAGCGGACCGGGACCCCGGTCCCCGGCGCGCGGTCGGCCGAGAAGGCGACGTCCGGTGGCGGGGGAGCGGAGAAGGGCAGCTCGCCCTCCGGCGGCGTCCCCGATCTGACGAAGCCGGCACCCGAGCGGTCCGGGTCGCTGCCCGCCCGCGCCGAGCAGCTCCAGCTCTCCGGCGACATCACCTACTCGCTCCCCTCGCTGGACCTGCTGGAGCGGGGTGGTCCCGGTAAGACGCGCAGCGCCGCCAACGACGCGGTCGTCGCCTCGCTGACCACCGTCTTCACGGAGTTCAAGGTCGACGCGTCCGTCACCGGCTTCACCCGCGGCCCGACGGTCACCCGGTACGAGGTGGAACTCGGCCCCGCAGTCAAGGTCGAGCGGATCACCGCCCTCACCAAGAACATCGCGTACGCGGTCGCCAGTCCGGACGTCCGGATCATCTCCCCGATCCCGGGCAAGTCCGCCGTCGGTATCGAAATCCCCAACTCAGACCGGGAGATGGTCAACCTCGGCGACGTCCTGCGCCTGGCCGACGCGGCCGAGGACGACCACCCGATGCTCGTCGCGCTCGGCAAGAACGTCGAGGGCGGCTACGAGATGGCCAACCTGGCGAACATGCCGCACGTCCTGGTCGCGGGTGCGACCGGTTCCGGTAAGTCCTCCTGCATCAACTGCCTGATCACCTCCGTCATGGTGCGGGCGACACCGGAGGACGTACGGATGGTGCTCGTCGACCCGAAGCGGGTCGAGCTCACCGCCTACGAGGGCATCCCGCACCTCATCACTCCCATCATCACCAACCCGAAGAAGGCCGCCGAGGCACTCCAGTGGGTCGTGCGGGAGATGGACCTGCGCTACGACGACCTCGCGGCCTACGGCTTCCGGCACATCGACGACTTCAACCACGCGGTGCGCAGCGGCAAGGCGAAGGCTCCCGAGGGGAGCGAGCGGGAGCTCTCGCCCTACCCGTACCTCCTGGTCATCGTCGACGAGCTGGCGGACCTCATGATGGTGGCCCCGCGTGACGTCGAGGACTCCATCGTCCGGATCACCCAGCTGGCGCGCGCCGCCGGCATCCACCTGGTGCTCGCCACTCAGCGCCCCTCGGTCGACGTCGTCACGGGCCTGATCAAGGCCAATGTGCCGTCCCGCCTCGCCTTCGCCACCTCGTCGCTCGCCGACAGCCGGGTCATCCTCGACCAGCCCGGAGCCGAAAAGCTCATCGGAAAGGGTGACGGTCTGTTCCTGCCGATGGGGGCGAACAAGCCGACCCGTATGCAGGGGGCCTTCGTCACCGAGGACGAGGTCGCGGCCGTCGTCCAGCACTGCAAGGATCAGATGGCGCCGGTCTTCCGCGAGGACGTGGTGGTCGGCACCAAGCAGAAGAAGGAGATCGACGAGGACATCGGCGACGACCTCGACCTGCTCTGCCAGGCGGCCGAACTGGTCGTGTCCACCCAGTTCGGCTCGACATCGATGCTGCAGCGCAAGCTGCGGGTCGGCTTCGCCAAGGCCGGTCGGCTGATGGATCTCATGGAGTCACGCAACATCGTGGGTCCCAGCGAGGGTTCCAAAGCCCGCGATGTCATGGTGAAACCGGACGAGCTCGACGGAGTATTGGCCGTCATCCGCGGGGAAACCGCTCCGTAG
- a CDS encoding helix-turn-helix domain-containing protein has product MSIGNSPEDDRPSIGRALQQARIAAGLTVEEVSSSTRVRIPIVHAIEEDDFSRSGGDVYARGHIRMFARAVRLDPDPLIAEFDAEHGGRPAPTPAAPLFEAERIRSEPRRPNWTAAMVAAIVAVVGFVGFTLFNGEDEGSGSAQVAEGSTPDRTTTKPATTKPADPKPAPSESVIAAAPRDKVTVRLSATEGKSWISAKDHNGRLLFDGLLNQGDSKTFQDKERVDLVLGDAGVIDLFVNGKKVDDEFESGQVERLSYTKGDPEVG; this is encoded by the coding sequence GTGTCCATCGGCAACTCCCCCGAAGACGACCGGCCTTCGATCGGTCGCGCGCTTCAGCAGGCCCGCATCGCCGCGGGTCTGACGGTCGAGGAAGTCAGCAGCTCCACCCGGGTGCGCATCCCCATCGTGCACGCGATCGAGGAGGACGACTTCTCCCGCAGCGGCGGTGACGTGTACGCCCGCGGCCATATCCGCATGTTCGCCCGCGCCGTCCGGCTCGACCCCGATCCGCTGATCGCGGAGTTCGACGCCGAGCACGGCGGCCGTCCCGCTCCCACACCGGCGGCACCGCTGTTCGAGGCGGAGCGGATCCGCTCCGAACCCCGTCGGCCCAACTGGACCGCGGCCATGGTCGCCGCGATCGTCGCGGTGGTGGGATTCGTCGGCTTCACGCTCTTCAACGGTGAGGACGAGGGGTCGGGCTCGGCGCAGGTCGCCGAAGGCTCGACTCCGGACAGGACCACGACCAAGCCCGCCACGACCAAGCCCGCCGACCCCAAGCCCGCTCCCTCCGAGAGCGTCATCGCCGCGGCTCCGCGGGACAAGGTGACGGTCCGGCTGAGCGCCACCGAGGGCAAGAGCTGGATTTCCGCCAAGGACCACAACGGGCGGCTGCTCTTCGACGGTCTGCTGAACCAGGGCGACTCCAAGACCTTCCAGGACAAGGAGCGGGTCGACCTCGTCCTCGGGGACGCCGGGGTGATCGATCTCTTCGTGAACGGCAAGAAGGTCGACGACGAGTTCGAATCCGGTCAGGTCGAACGGCTCTCCTACACCAAGGGTGACCCCGAGGTCGGCTGA
- the rimO gene encoding 30S ribosomal protein S12 methylthiotransferase RimO, giving the protein MPERRTVALVTLGCARNEVDSEELAGRLAADGWELVENATDADVAVVNTCGFVEAAKKDSVDALLEANDLKDHGRTQAVVAVGCMAERYGKDLAEALPEADGVLGFDDYADISDRLQTILNGGIHASHTPRDRRKLLPISPAERQDATVALPGHAQEITPAPADLPEGVAPVSGPRAPLRRRLGTSPVASVKLASGCDRRCSFCAIPSFRGSFVSRRPSDVLGETRWLAEQGVKEVMLVSENNTSYGKDLGDIRLLETLLPELADVDGIERIRVSYLQPAEMRPGLIDVLTSTPKVAPYFDLSFQHSAPKVLRSMRRFGDTDRFLELLDTIRSKAPQAGARSNFIVGFPGETEADVAELERFLTGARLDAIGVFGYSDEDGTEAVGYENKLDADVIAERLAHISQLAEELTSQRAEERVGETLQVLVESIEDEEDGPVAVGRAAHQAPETDGQVVFTTREGLVPGLMVEAKAVGTEGVDLVAEHHELAEAAR; this is encoded by the coding sequence ATGCCCGAACGCCGTACCGTCGCCCTTGTCACTCTTGGCTGCGCCCGTAACGAGGTGGACTCGGAGGAGCTCGCAGGCCGCTTGGCAGCGGACGGCTGGGAGCTCGTCGAGAACGCCACGGACGCGGATGTCGCAGTAGTCAACACCTGTGGGTTCGTCGAGGCCGCCAAGAAGGACTCGGTCGACGCCCTGCTCGAAGCCAACGATCTGAAGGATCACGGCAGAACCCAGGCCGTCGTCGCCGTCGGCTGCATGGCCGAGCGCTACGGCAAGGATCTCGCCGAGGCGCTGCCGGAAGCCGACGGAGTCCTCGGCTTCGACGACTACGCAGACATCTCCGACCGCCTGCAGACCATCCTCAACGGTGGCATCCACGCCTCCCACACCCCGCGCGACCGTCGCAAGCTGCTGCCGATCAGCCCGGCCGAGCGCCAGGACGCCACCGTCGCGCTGCCGGGGCACGCCCAGGAGATCACGCCGGCCCCCGCGGACCTTCCCGAAGGAGTCGCACCGGTCTCCGGGCCGCGGGCGCCGCTGCGCCGCAGGCTGGGAACCAGCCCGGTCGCCTCGGTGAAGCTCGCCTCGGGCTGCGACCGCCGCTGCTCCTTCTGCGCCATCCCCTCCTTCCGGGGTTCCTTCGTCTCGCGTCGCCCCTCGGACGTCCTGGGAGAGACGCGCTGGCTCGCCGAGCAGGGCGTCAAGGAGGTCATGCTCGTCTCCGAGAACAACACGTCGTACGGCAAGGACCTCGGGGACATCAGGCTCCTGGAGACCCTGCTGCCCGAGCTCGCGGACGTCGACGGGATCGAGCGCATCCGCGTCAGCTACCTCCAGCCCGCCGAGATGCGGCCCGGTCTGATCGACGTGCTCACCTCGACGCCCAAGGTCGCCCCCTACTTCGACCTCTCCTTCCAGCACTCCGCTCCCAAGGTGCTGCGGTCGATGCGCCGGTTCGGCGACACGGACCGCTTCCTGGAGCTCCTGGACACCATTCGGTCGAAGGCGCCGCAGGCCGGTGCGCGGTCGAACTTCATCGTGGGATTCCCCGGTGAGACGGAAGCCGACGTGGCCGAGCTGGAACGCTTCCTCACCGGCGCGCGCCTGGACGCCATCGGCGTCTTCGGCTACTCCGACGAGGACGGCACCGAGGCGGTCGGTTACGAGAACAAGCTGGACGCCGACGTCATCGCCGAGCGCCTCGCGCACATCTCGCAGCTGGCCGAGGAACTGACCTCGCAGCGCGCCGAGGAGCGGGTCGGAGAGACCCTCCAGGTCCTCGTCGAGTCCATCGAGGACGAGGAGGACGGACCCGTGGCCGTGGGCCGAGCCGCCCATCAGGCTCCCGAAACGGACGGCCAGGTCGTCTTCACCACACGCGAAGGTCTCGTGCCGGGCCTTATGGTCGAAGCGAAGGCAGTGGGCACCGAGGGAGTGGACCTCGTGGCCGAACACCACGAGCTTGCGGAGGCAGCCAGATGA
- the pgsA gene encoding CDP-diacylglycerol--glycerol-3-phosphate 3-phosphatidyltransferase: MTGAPASAASGSGATPAPRGGKLGAAAVNQAGLWNIANILTMLRLLLVPGFVMLLLHDGGYDPVWRSFAWAAFAVAMITDVFDGHLARTYDLVTDFGKIADPIADKAIMGAALICLSSLGDLPWWITGVILFRELGITLMRFWVIRHSVIPASRGGKVKTLAQGIAVGMYVLALTGPLATLRFWVMMAAVVLTVVTGLDYVRQAVVLRRRGLAAERAAAVEAVAVAADVEGAAGGQCATDAVHGAGEGVVEPVVEPAVDPLGGPVGEPVGERVAGGRGATEAER, encoded by the coding sequence ATGACGGGAGCCCCGGCATCCGCGGCGAGCGGCTCCGGCGCGACGCCGGCGCCCCGCGGCGGCAAGCTGGGCGCGGCGGCCGTCAACCAGGCCGGCCTGTGGAACATCGCGAACATCCTTACGATGCTGCGACTGCTGCTCGTCCCGGGCTTCGTGATGCTGCTCCTGCACGACGGCGGCTACGACCCGGTCTGGCGGTCGTTCGCATGGGCGGCCTTCGCCGTCGCGATGATCACCGACGTCTTCGACGGCCACCTGGCGCGTACGTACGACCTGGTCACCGATTTCGGGAAGATCGCGGACCCGATAGCGGACAAGGCGATCATGGGTGCTGCCCTGATCTGTCTCTCGTCGCTGGGGGATCTGCCGTGGTGGATCACCGGAGTGATCCTCTTCCGTGAGCTCGGGATCACGCTCATGCGCTTCTGGGTCATCCGGCACTCCGTGATCCCGGCCAGCCGGGGCGGCAAGGTGAAGACACTGGCCCAGGGCATCGCCGTGGGCATGTACGTCCTGGCGCTGACGGGCCCGCTGGCCACCCTGCGCTTCTGGGTGATGATGGCCGCGGTCGTTTTGACGGTCGTCACCGGTCTCGACTACGTGCGCCAGGCCGTCGTCCTGCGCCGCCGTGGGCTCGCGGCGGAGCGGGCTGCGGCCGTGGAGGCCGTCGCGGTGGCCGCGGACGTGGAGGGCGCCGCCGGCGGGCAGTGCGCCACGGACGCGGTGCACGGAGCGGGCGAGGGCGTCGTGGAGCCGGTCGTGGAGCCGGCGGTCGACCCTCTCGGAGGACCTGTCGGGGAACCGGTGGGGGAGCGCGTGGCAGGTGGCCGGGGCGCCACGGAGGCGGAGCGGTGA